One Methylocapsa sp. D3K7 DNA window includes the following coding sequences:
- a CDS encoding L,D-transpeptidase, which translates to MLNSAAWEEHMCTSLNQLMRFVLLLTAINAALVFFPVTAHAGSGYRRAIDAGVAAGRNAAVVVNIDKTNQQMTVYVDGVERYEWPVSTGRAGYSTPSGTYTATSMNEIWYSKQWDNAPMPHAVFFMKDGHAIHGSSDVKNLGKPASHGCVRISPQNAAILYELVKENGLENTQVVLSGVSPGGEYKVAKEQTSPRRGSAGRSHAVPNSNGAPNYNGAQGYNGSQGYFGSPWPW; encoded by the coding sequence ATGCTCAATTCCGCAGCCTGGGAGGAGCATATGTGCACGTCCTTAAATCAATTGATGAGATTTGTGCTTTTGTTGACTGCCATTAACGCGGCATTGGTTTTCTTTCCGGTGACGGCTCATGCGGGCTCCGGCTACCGCAGAGCGATTGACGCGGGTGTGGCCGCAGGCAGGAATGCGGCCGTCGTCGTCAATATCGACAAAACAAATCAACAAATGACAGTTTATGTGGATGGGGTAGAAAGATATGAATGGCCGGTATCAACTGGCCGAGCGGGATATTCAACGCCATCGGGAACCTATACTGCCACCTCTATGAACGAAATTTGGTATAGCAAACAGTGGGACAACGCCCCCATGCCCCATGCCGTTTTCTTTATGAAAGACGGTCATGCCATCCACGGCAGCTCAGACGTAAAGAATCTTGGCAAACCCGCCTCGCATGGCTGCGTGCGTATCTCGCCTCAAAATGCCGCCATCCTTTATGAACTGGTGAAGGAGAATGGCCTGGAGAATACGCAGGTGGTGCTGTCAGGCGTTAGTCCGGGCGGCGAATATAAGGTCGCTAAGGAGCAGACAAGTCCGCGCCGGGGTTCTGCCGGGCGCTCACATGCCGTTCCCAATTCCAACGGTGCTCCAAATTACAATGGCGCCCAGGGTTATAATGGATCCCAGGGTTACTTTGGATCGCCATGGCCTTGGTGA
- a CDS encoding IS1595 family transposase: MPNDLSNPIFHDEDAARAHFEAIRWPDGKPVCPHCGVTGQATRVQGKSHRPGLYQCNACLRPFTVTIGTVMESSHVPLHKWALGFHLMASSKKGISAHQLMRNLGLGSYRTAWFMAHRIREAMFDRDPEPLGGKGKTVEVDETYIGKPGEIFVNGKGWVGKRGTATKRKVLTMVERGGRSVSIKVEDLTIPTLKKILGAHIVLDSTLNTDEALWYKQPGKNFAAHEAVNHGDGEYACGETTTNTVEGFFGIFKRGMRGVYHHCGEQHLQAYLNEFDFRYSNRKALGIDDTERAHRAIKGATGKRLMYQGSRKARTV, translated from the coding sequence ATGCCTAACGATCTTTCAAATCCAATTTTCCATGACGAAGACGCAGCCCGCGCCCATTTCGAGGCGATCCGCTGGCCGGATGGAAAGCCAGTCTGCCCGCATTGCGGCGTTACCGGACAGGCAACGCGCGTCCAGGGCAAGAGCCATCGTCCTGGCTTGTATCAGTGCAACGCCTGCTTGAGGCCATTTACGGTCACTATTGGCACCGTCATGGAATCGAGCCATGTGCCTTTGCACAAATGGGCGCTTGGCTTTCACTTGATGGCATCGAGCAAGAAGGGCATTTCAGCGCATCAGTTGATGCGCAATCTTGGCCTTGGTTCTTATCGCACTGCTTGGTTCATGGCGCATCGCATCCGCGAGGCCATGTTTGACCGTGATCCGGAGCCGTTGGGCGGCAAGGGCAAAACCGTTGAGGTCGATGAAACCTATATTGGGAAACCTGGCGAAATTTTCGTTAATGGCAAGGGCTGGGTTGGCAAGCGCGGGACCGCGACTAAACGCAAGGTTCTTACCATGGTCGAGCGCGGTGGACGTTCGGTTTCCATCAAAGTCGAAGACCTCACCATTCCAACGCTCAAGAAAATCCTTGGCGCCCATATCGTGCTTGATAGCACGCTAAACACAGACGAAGCGCTGTGGTACAAACAGCCCGGAAAGAACTTTGCCGCGCATGAGGCCGTGAACCACGGTGACGGCGAATATGCATGCGGCGAAACCACGACGAACACAGTTGAAGGTTTCTTTGGCATTTTCAAACGCGGTATGCGTGGCGTTTATCACCATTGCGGTGAACAGCACTTGCAGGCGTATTTGAACGAATTTGATTTCCGCTATTCAAACCGGAAGGCACTTGGCATTGACGACACAGAACGCGCGCACCGCGCAATTAAGGGCGCGACTGGAAAGCGGTTGATGTATCAAGGATCTCGTAAAGCGCGAACGGTTTAA
- a CDS encoding IS630 family transposase (programmed frameshift), with protein MSKALSLDLRVRVLSAVAQGLSHREAGARFAVSASSVSRWRKLARERGDARPKALGGDRRSGRIDAHKDTVLCVLEATPDITIEELRQTLADKGLVVGYGTIRRFFARHAITPQKKTAHASEQDRPDVLKRREDWFDGQIDLDPDRLVFIDETWASTKMARTHGRCRRGERLRVGVPHGHWKTTTFVAALTTRGMIAPWVLDGPINRDAFETYVDKALVPDLRPGDIVVMDNLSSHKGPRVREMIAAADASLLYLPPYSPDFNPIENAFSKLKAHLRKAAERTVGGLWDAIGRIIDLFAPAECKNYFAAAGYDAT; from the exons ATGTCGAAAGCCTTGTCTCTCGATCTTCGGGTTCGTGTACTGTCCGCGGTTGCGCAGGGTCTAAGCCATCGCGAAGCCGGCGCGCGGTTCGCGGTCAGCGCATCGAGCGTCAGCCGCTGGCGAAAGCTTGCGCGGGAACGGGGTGACGCGCGTCCGAAGGCGCTCGGCGGGGATCGTCGGTCGGGCCGGATCGACGCCCATAAGGACACAGTCCTCTGCGTGCTCGAGGCGACGCCCGACATCACCATCGAGGAGTTACGCCAAACGCTGGCGGACAAGGGGCTTGTCGTCGGCTATGGCACGATCCGCCGCTTCTTCGCGCGTCATGCGATCACGC CGCAAAAAAAGACTGCGCACGCCAGCGAGCAGGATCGCCCCGACGTCCTGAAACGGCGCGAGGACTGGTTCGACGGGCAGATCGATCTCGACCCTGACCGCCTCGTCTTCATCGACGAGACCTGGGCCTCGACGAAGATGGCCCGCACGCATGGCCGTTGCCGGCGCGGCGAACGCCTGCGCGTCGGCGTGCCCCATGGCCACTGGAAGACCACGACTTTTGTCGCCGCCCTCACGACGCGCGGCATGATCGCGCCGTGGGTGCTGGACGGGCCGATCAACCGCGACGCTTTCGAGACCTATGTCGACAAGGCCCTCGTTCCAGACCTGCGGCCGGGCGACATCGTCGTCATGGACAATCTGTCGAGCCATAAGGGGCCAAGAGTGCGGGAGATGATCGCGGCGGCGGACGCCAGCCTTCTCTACCTGCCGCCTTACAGTCCGGACTTCAACCCGATCGAGAATGCCTTCTCCAAGCTGAAGGCTCATCTGCGTAAGGCTGCCGAGCGAACCGTCGGCGGCCTCTGGGACGCCATCGGCCGCATCATCGATCTGTTCGCTCCAGCGGAATGCAAAAACTACTTCGCCGCCGCAGGATACGATGCAACATGA
- the recA gene encoding recombinase RecA: MVTPANLRLVEGTSVDKTKALDAALSQIERAFGKGSIMRLGKNEKAVEIDTVPTGSLGLDIALGVGGLPRGRVVEIYGPESSGKTTLTLHVIAEAQKKGGVCAFVDAEHALDTIYARKLGVNLEDLLISQPDTGEQALEITDTLVRSGAVDVLVIDSVAALTPRAEIEGEMGDSQPGLQARLMSQALRKLTASISRSQTTVIFINQIRMKIGVMYGSPETTTGGNALKFYASVRLDIRRIGSIKDRDEVTGNQTRVKVVKNKVAPPFKQVEFDIMYGEGISKVGELVDLGVRAGVVEKSGAWFSYDSQRLGQGRENAKNFLKANPQIADRIEQEIRENSGLIADRILDEADLGGAAGETGS; encoded by the coding sequence GTGGTAACTCCAGCAAACCTCCGTCTCGTGGAAGGGACGTCCGTGGATAAGACAAAGGCGCTTGACGCCGCTCTGTCGCAGATTGAACGAGCTTTTGGAAAAGGCTCGATCATGCGGCTTGGAAAAAACGAAAAAGCAGTCGAGATCGATACGGTGCCGACCGGCTCGCTCGGATTGGACATCGCTTTGGGCGTGGGCGGCCTTCCCCGGGGGCGTGTTGTCGAGATCTACGGGCCGGAATCATCCGGCAAGACCACCTTGACCTTACATGTCATCGCCGAGGCGCAGAAAAAGGGCGGCGTCTGCGCCTTTGTCGATGCCGAGCATGCGCTCGATACGATTTATGCGCGGAAACTCGGGGTCAATCTCGAGGATCTTTTAATCTCGCAGCCAGATACTGGCGAACAGGCGCTCGAAATCACGGACACCTTGGTGCGCTCTGGCGCCGTCGATGTCCTCGTCATCGATTCCGTCGCGGCGCTGACGCCACGTGCTGAGATCGAAGGGGAAATGGGTGATAGCCAGCCAGGTCTGCAGGCGCGGCTCATGAGCCAGGCGCTACGCAAGCTCACCGCTTCAATTTCCCGCTCGCAAACAACGGTCATTTTCATCAATCAAATCCGGATGAAGATCGGTGTCATGTATGGCAGCCCCGAGACCACCACCGGCGGCAATGCGTTGAAATTCTATGCATCCGTCCGGCTCGACATCCGCCGGATCGGATCGATCAAGGATCGCGACGAGGTCACTGGAAATCAAACCCGCGTCAAGGTCGTGAAGAACAAGGTGGCGCCGCCGTTTAAGCAGGTGGAATTCGATATTATGTATGGCGAGGGCATATCCAAGGTTGGCGAACTGGTCGATCTTGGGGTGCGGGCCGGCGTCGTCGAGAAATCCGGAGCCTGGTTCTCCTATGACAGCCAGCGGCTTGGCCAAGGCCGGGAAAACGCCAAGAATTTTCTTAAGGCCAATCCGCAGATTGCCGATCGCATCGAGCAGGAAATCCGGGAAAATTCGGGGCTCATCGCCGATAGGATTCTCGATGAAGCCGACCTCGGCGGCGCGGCGGGCGAGACGGGCAGTTAA
- the alaS gene encoding alanine--tRNA ligase yields the protein MNGVSEIRSAFLDFFKKNGHEIVASSPLVPQNDPTLMFTNAGMVQFKNVFTGLEKRSYTRAATAQKCVRAGGKHNDLDNVGYTARHHTFFEMLGNFSFGDYFKPLAIELAWKLITGEFGLPKDRLLVTVYHDDTEAFESWKKIAGLPDSKIIRIATSDNFWSMGDTGPCGPCSEIFYDQGDRLQGGPPGSADADGDRFLEFWNLVFMQFEQLAPDHRVDLPRPSIDTGMGLERIAALLQGVTSNYDIDLMRAIILVVASLTGVDPDGPHRASHRVIADHLRAAAFLVADGVLPSNEGRGYVLRRIMRRAMRHAQMLGAKEPLMWRLVPTLSREMGQAYPELLRAEPLIIETLRLEETRFRDTLARGLSILDEASRDLPQGGTLPSSIAFKLYDTYGFPLDLTQDALRARALHVDTEGFEAAMQRQRADARKAWTGSGELAPEALWFAIKEKTGATEFLGYDMERAEGLVAAIVRDGKEVPALRAGESGSVILNQTPFYGESGGQVGDTGVMHANGIRFLVGNTQKKLGSLFVHEGRVEEGELRVGLALELAVDHARRKSVRANHSATHLLHEALRQVLGEHVAQKGSLVAPDRLRFDFTHQKPIGSDELTHIEDIANSAVLDNTPVVTRLMGVDKAIESGARALFGEKYGDEVRVVSMGHAHTSEDGLPDMSEAAFSTELCGGTHVARTGDIGLITIVSQSPVAAGVRRIEAMTGTGARRYLNARAHRLHEVAALLRAPDEEADKRLFDLIEESRKLERELSDARRKLALGGATSDGQQAAQDIGGVKFLSRVVTGVAMKDLKSLADEAKLSVGSGVVAIVGIDGGGKAGIVVGVTPDLTGRFDAVQLVRPAAVKLGGTGGGGRPDMAQAGGPHGNAAQEALATIGDALREVASAA from the coding sequence ATGAACGGCGTCAGCGAGATACGGTCGGCCTTTCTCGATTTCTTCAAAAAAAACGGCCACGAGATCGTCGCCTCCTCGCCGCTCGTCCCGCAAAACGACCCGACGCTGATGTTCACCAATGCCGGAATGGTGCAGTTCAAGAATGTCTTCACCGGCCTGGAAAAGCGGAGCTATACGCGTGCCGCGACCGCCCAAAAATGCGTGCGCGCGGGCGGCAAGCACAATGATCTCGATAATGTTGGCTATACCGCGCGCCATCACACGTTTTTCGAAATGCTGGGGAATTTTTCTTTTGGCGATTATTTCAAGCCGCTCGCCATTGAACTCGCCTGGAAATTGATCACTGGCGAATTCGGCTTGCCGAAAGACCGGCTTCTGGTCACGGTGTATCACGACGACACGGAAGCCTTTGAGTCATGGAAAAAAATTGCCGGATTGCCGGACTCCAAGATCATCCGCATCGCAACATCGGATAATTTTTGGTCGATGGGCGACACCGGTCCTTGCGGCCCCTGCTCCGAGATTTTCTACGATCAAGGCGACCGGCTGCAAGGGGGGCCGCCCGGCAGCGCCGACGCCGACGGCGACCGCTTTCTGGAATTCTGGAATTTGGTCTTCATGCAATTCGAGCAGCTCGCGCCGGATCACCGCGTCGACCTGCCCCGGCCCTCGATCGATACCGGCATGGGATTGGAACGCATCGCCGCGCTTCTGCAAGGCGTCACGTCGAATTATGACATCGATTTGATGCGCGCCATCATCCTCGTCGTCGCATCACTGACCGGCGTCGATCCGGATGGTCCGCACCGCGCGAGCCACCGGGTGATTGCCGATCATTTGCGCGCCGCCGCGTTTCTCGTCGCCGATGGTGTCTTGCCCTCCAACGAAGGCCGCGGTTACGTGCTGCGCCGGATCATGCGCCGCGCCATGCGCCATGCGCAAATGCTTGGCGCGAAGGAACCGCTGATGTGGCGGCTCGTTCCAACACTGTCACGCGAAATGGGCCAGGCCTACCCAGAGCTTTTGCGTGCCGAGCCGCTGATCATCGAAACTTTGAGGCTGGAAGAAACCCGCTTTCGCGACACGCTCGCCCGCGGACTTTCGATTCTGGATGAGGCAAGCCGCGATCTGCCGCAGGGCGGCACTCTGCCTAGCAGTATCGCCTTCAAACTCTACGACACCTACGGTTTTCCGCTCGATCTCACTCAAGACGCCTTGCGCGCCCGCGCGCTCCATGTCGATACGGAGGGATTTGAGGCCGCGATGCAACGCCAGCGCGCCGACGCGCGCAAGGCCTGGACTGGCTCCGGCGAATTGGCGCCCGAAGCACTCTGGTTCGCGATCAAGGAAAAAACCGGAGCCACCGAGTTTTTGGGTTATGACATGGAGCGGGCGGAAGGCCTCGTCGCCGCCATCGTCAGGGATGGCAAGGAAGTGCCGGCGCTTCGCGCGGGCGAATCCGGGTCGGTCATCTTGAATCAAACGCCCTTTTATGGCGAATCGGGCGGCCAAGTTGGCGACACGGGCGTCATGCATGCGAACGGAATCCGCTTCCTTGTCGGCAACACCCAGAAGAAACTTGGCAGTCTTTTTGTTCATGAGGGAAGAGTCGAAGAAGGAGAACTGCGCGTGGGGCTCGCGCTAGAACTTGCCGTCGATCATGCGCGGCGGAAATCGGTGCGCGCCAATCATTCGGCAACCCATCTTTTGCACGAAGCGCTCCGCCAAGTGCTTGGCGAACATGTCGCGCAAAAAGGCTCGCTCGTCGCACCTGACCGGCTTCGCTTTGACTTCACGCATCAAAAGCCGATCGGTTCGGATGAGTTGACGCATATCGAGGATATCGCCAATTCCGCCGTGCTCGACAATACACCGGTGGTGACCCGCTTGATGGGTGTCGACAAAGCCATCGAATCCGGCGCCCGTGCCCTGTTCGGCGAAAAATACGGCGACGAAGTTCGCGTTGTCTCCATGGGTCATGCCCACACTAGCGAAGATGGTTTGCCAGACATGTCCGAAGCTGCCTTTTCAACCGAGCTTTGCGGTGGCACCCATGTGGCGCGTACCGGCGACATTGGACTCATCACGATCGTCTCGCAAAGCCCGGTCGCGGCCGGTGTTCGCCGCATCGAAGCCATGACCGGTACGGGAGCACGCCGCTATCTTAACGCGCGGGCGCACCGGCTGCACGAGGTCGCCGCGCTGTTGCGGGCTCCCGATGAGGAAGCGGACAAGCGCCTCTTCGACCTCATCGAGGAAAGCCGCAAGCTGGAACGCGAACTGAGCGACGCACGCCGCAAACTTGCTCTCGGAGGCGCCACGTCAGATGGCCAGCAAGCCGCGCAAGACATTGGCGGCGTGAAATTTCTGTCGCGCGTCGTCACCGGAGTTGCGATGAAGGACCTTAAATCGCTCGCCGATGAGGCGAAGCTCAGCGTCGGATCCGGGGTCGTTGCGATTGTCGGCATCGACGGCGGCGGGAAAGCTGGCATCGTGGTCGGCGTGACACCGGATTTGACAGGCCGCTTTGACGCCGTCCAGCTCGTTCGCCCGGCGGCCGTCAAGCTCGGCGGCACGGGCGGCGGCGGGAGGCCTGACATGGCACAGGCTGGCGGACCGCATGGGAACGCCGCGCAAGAGGCGCTCGCCACGATCGGCGATGCGCTGCGGGAAGTTGCCAGCGCAGCTTGA
- a CDS encoding universal stress protein gives MFKKILIPIDLTELSVSKPALDASIELALQSKGALRLVTVETPLPSSFMEYIPPEFDKTQEERALAELERISDGLDFPKDNRSATVRFGGIYVEILAEAEEWGADLIVIGSHRPSMATYLIGSNAKTIVRHAKCSVLVIRP, from the coding sequence ATGTTTAAAAAAATTCTCATCCCTATCGATTTGACCGAATTGTCGGTCTCGAAGCCAGCCTTAGACGCGTCGATAGAATTGGCTCTGCAGTCAAAAGGCGCGTTACGGTTGGTGACGGTCGAAACGCCGCTGCCTTCGAGTTTTATGGAATATATCCCGCCAGAGTTTGATAAAACGCAAGAAGAACGTGCTCTTGCAGAACTTGAACGGATCAGCGACGGCCTCGATTTTCCAAAGGACAATCGTTCCGCGACGGTGCGGTTTGGCGGTATTTATGTCGAGATCCTGGCCGAAGCTGAAGAGTGGGGAGCTGATCTGATCGTAATCGGATCGCATCGGCCGTCGATGGCAACCTATCTTATCGGTTCGAACGCCAAGACGATCGTCCGGCATGCCAAATGCTCGGTCTTGGTGATTCGCCCATGA
- a CDS encoding phasin family protein gives MTQDNEKTIGVGAEYTENTVEGARSALTMTSKNIQAIAGEMLEISKQSFDHATQTMEKLRKARGVDEIVAIQTNFVREVFEHATQHARKFSELMTAFPTQITETYRDAWLRSMDTTVKATETASKTAKDNIARAAEATRKASDIFERAKSA, from the coding sequence ATGACCCAGGACAACGAGAAAACCATCGGCGTAGGCGCCGAATATACGGAAAACACCGTCGAGGGCGCGAGGAGTGCCCTCACCATGACATCGAAAAACATTCAAGCCATCGCGGGTGAGATGCTTGAAATTTCGAAACAATCCTTCGATCATGCAACACAAACCATGGAAAAGTTGCGGAAGGCGCGTGGCGTTGACGAGATCGTCGCGATCCAGACGAATTTTGTGAGAGAAGTTTTTGAGCATGCCACGCAGCATGCCCGAAAATTCAGCGAACTCATGACAGCTTTCCCCACCCAGATCACCGAAACTTATCGCGACGCATGGCTTAGGTCGATGGATACCACGGTGAAGGCAACGGAAACCGCGAGCAAAACCGCTAAGGACAATATCGCTCGCGCGGCCGAGGCAACCCGCAAAGCGTCCGACATTTTCGAGCGGGCGAAAAGCGCGTGA
- a CDS encoding histidine phosphatase family protein, with the protein MFRLLLIRHAEAEARTKQGDLARPLTKRGRADAIRLGNYCAASCLIPELAVTSPALRARETLDAVGGKFLQKPVCKIEELLYDSDLETLCDILQGISASVKTLMMVGHNPGLAEFARFLIGGEASTPLIHFPAPCLALIGFARGDWGEAARGGGQLERFMNFSCEPADNLLAR; encoded by the coding sequence ATGTTTCGGCTTCTCCTGATTCGCCACGCAGAGGCCGAAGCCCGTACCAAGCAAGGCGATCTTGCAAGACCTTTGACGAAGCGAGGCCGGGCCGACGCGATACGATTGGGAAATTATTGCGCCGCTTCCTGTCTTATTCCCGAGCTTGCGGTGACCTCACCAGCCCTGCGTGCGCGCGAAACGCTCGATGCCGTGGGGGGAAAGTTTTTGCAAAAGCCGGTCTGCAAAATCGAGGAGCTTCTGTATGACAGCGATCTTGAGACCCTGTGCGATATACTGCAAGGAATCTCTGCTTCCGTAAAAACACTGATGATGGTTGGCCACAATCCAGGCCTCGCGGAATTTGCTCGTTTCCTTATCGGAGGCGAGGCAAGCACTCCGCTTATCCACTTCCCGGCACCGTGCCTTGCTTTGATCGGCTTCGCTCGCGGCGATTGGGGAGAGGCCGCTCGCGGCGGCGGACAGCTGGAGCGCTTCATGAATTTTTCCTGCGAACCAGCGGACAACCTCCTCGCGCGATAA
- a CDS encoding YcjX family protein, with amino-acid sequence MSIVSELLFEARAAAQSLAALATGPHIRLGVTGLSRAGKTVFITALIEQLTKAASPALYGRRNNLPVFRVHAEGRLIGATLEPQPDDAVPRFAYEDHIAALAGPKGNAGARHWPQSTRRISELRLRLHFDQKTGMRPGRQSLAIDIVDYPGEWLLDLPLLGKSFAQWSRETFIASASAARTPLAAQWRRATANVDPRGSASEEEARREAQLFTNYLRACRADEYHFSSLPPGRFLMPGDLEGSPALTFAPLAVEEGETYPPDSFAAMMERRYEAYKTHVVKPFFRDHFSRLDRQIVLVDALAALNAGPAAMRDLETALTDVLAAFRAGRSNILSTLFRPKIDKILFVATKADHLHHTSHDRLEAILRHLTAKAIARVETVGAEVDVIALAAVRATREAKVGGPDEPALEAVIGRPLEGEHIGGETFDGNSEAAIYPGELPRDPEAVFRDEPRSLTPTEIDYRFVRFRPPVPVRSPNGTLLPPPHIRLDRALQFLFGDRLG; translated from the coding sequence TTGTCGATAGTCTCCGAGCTCCTCTTCGAAGCCCGCGCCGCCGCGCAGAGCCTCGCCGCCTTGGCCACCGGCCCGCATATCCGGCTCGGGGTCACCGGTCTGTCGCGCGCCGGCAAGACGGTTTTCATCACCGCGTTGATCGAACAGCTCACCAAAGCTGCCAGCCCGGCCTTGTACGGGCGGAGAAATAATTTGCCGGTGTTCCGCGTTCACGCCGAGGGAAGGCTGATCGGCGCCACGCTCGAGCCGCAGCCAGACGATGCCGTACCGCGCTTTGCCTATGAAGATCACATTGCCGCGCTGGCGGGTCCCAAGGGAAATGCGGGTGCCCGCCACTGGCCGCAATCGACCCGCCGCATATCTGAACTGCGCCTGCGACTTCATTTCGATCAAAAGACCGGCATGCGGCCTGGCCGCCAGTCGCTGGCCATCGACATTGTCGATTACCCCGGCGAATGGCTGCTTGATCTGCCGCTGCTCGGCAAATCCTTTGCGCAATGGTCGCGGGAGACCTTCATTGCCTCGGCCAGCGCGGCCAGGACACCGCTCGCGGCGCAATGGCGCAGGGCGACCGCGAATGTCGATCCGCGCGGCAGCGCCAGTGAAGAGGAGGCCCGCCGCGAGGCGCAGCTGTTCACCAATTATTTGCGGGCGTGCCGCGCCGACGAATATCATTTTTCCTCCCTGCCGCCGGGCCGTTTCCTGATGCCAGGCGACCTTGAAGGCTCGCCCGCCCTGACCTTCGCCCCTCTCGCCGTCGAGGAAGGGGAAACCTATCCCCCCGACTCATTCGCCGCGATGATGGAACGGCGCTACGAGGCCTATAAGACGCATGTCGTCAAACCCTTCTTCCGCGATCACTTTTCAAGGCTCGATCGCCAGATCGTCCTCGTCGATGCGCTTGCCGCGTTGAACGCCGGACCCGCCGCGATGCGCGATCTCGAAACCGCTTTGACCGATGTGCTGGCCGCGTTCCGGGCGGGGCGCAGCAATATTCTGTCCACCCTCTTCCGGCCGAAGATCGATAAAATATTGTTCGTGGCGACCAAGGCCGATCATCTGCACCACACAAGCCATGACAGGCTGGAAGCGATCTTGCGGCATCTGACGGCCAAGGCCATCGCACGGGTCGAGACGGTCGGCGCCGAGGTTGATGTCATCGCACTTGCTGCGGTGCGCGCGACGCGCGAGGCCAAGGTTGGCGGTCCCGACGAGCCCGCGCTTGAAGCCGTCATCGGCAGGCCTCTCGAGGGAGAGCATATCGGCGGCGAGACATTCGATGGCAACTCCGAAGCGGCGATTTATCCCGGCGAGCTGCCGCGCGATCCCGAAGCGGTGTTCCGCGACGAGCCGCGCAGCTTGACGCCAACCGAAATCGACTACCGTTTCGTCCGTTTCCGGCCTCCCGTGCCAGTGAGGAGCCCGAATGGCACTCTGCTTCCGCCGCCCCATATACGGCTCGACCGCGCCTTGCAGTTTCTCTTCGGCGACCGGCTCGGCTGA
- a CDS encoding TIGR01620 family protein: MRSLVALEPKPRPRAFRISPNTESSADQPPGPLVIETLADPYDAEAKALLAKPDADEAAVEAAQKKGVASRSLMSWGGLFWSATAGLVSLGFSLWLTRLIDDLFHWSPLFGIVGLALAGLAGTALVVLALKEFAGILRQRHIAELHIGLARAREKDDFKEARRLVGQLSSLYDARPETSRARSQLRQLAHDIVDGSDLIDIAERTLVEPLDMLARHEIAAAAKRVSVVTALAPRAIIDVVFVAAQAIRLIRRIATIYGGRPGLLGFLKLLRSIASHIAITGGMAAGDSLIQQFVGHGIAAKLSARLGEGVLNGLLTARVGLSAMAVCRPLPFATKRPPGVGDVAPFLFRSEKKE; the protein is encoded by the coding sequence GTGAGGTCACTCGTGGCGCTTGAACCCAAACCCCGCCCGCGCGCGTTCCGGATCAGCCCCAACACGGAGTCGAGCGCCGATCAGCCGCCTGGCCCGCTGGTGATCGAAACCTTGGCCGATCCTTATGACGCGGAAGCCAAGGCCTTGCTAGCCAAACCAGACGCTGATGAAGCGGCGGTGGAAGCCGCGCAAAAGAAGGGGGTTGCTTCCCGCTCGCTGATGTCCTGGGGCGGCCTCTTCTGGTCGGCGACGGCGGGCCTCGTTTCGCTCGGTTTCAGTCTTTGGCTGACGCGGCTCATCGATGATCTCTTCCATTGGTCGCCGCTGTTCGGCATCGTCGGTCTTGCGCTTGCCGGACTTGCCGGGACGGCGCTCGTCGTGCTGGCACTCAAGGAATTTGCTGGCATCCTGCGCCAGCGCCACATCGCCGAACTTCACATCGGACTCGCCCGCGCCCGCGAAAAAGATGATTTCAAGGAAGCCCGGCGGCTGGTCGGCCAGCTGTCCTCGCTTTACGATGCGCGGCCCGAGACGTCGCGCGCCCGCAGCCAACTCCGCCAACTCGCGCATGACATCGTCGATGGAAGCGATCTGATCGACATCGCAGAGCGCACCCTCGTCGAGCCGCTCGACATGCTGGCGCGGCATGAGATCGCCGCCGCCGCCAAGCGCGTCTCTGTGGTGACCGCGCTGGCGCCGCGCGCGATCATCGATGTCGTCTTCGTGGCGGCGCAAGCCATTAGGCTCATCCGGCGCATCGCGACGATCTATGGCGGCCGGCCGGGCCTGCTTGGCTTTCTCAAACTGCTGCGCTCAATCGCCTCGCATATCGCGATCACCGGCGGCATGGCGGCGGGCGACAGTCTCATCCAGCAATTCGTCGGCCACGGGATCGCCGCCAAATTGTCGGCCCGTCTCGGCGAAGGCGTTTTGAACGGTCTTCTCACAGCGCGCGTTGGTCTCTCCGCGATGGCCGTCTGCCGCCCCCTGCCCTTCGCAACCAAGCGGCCACCCGGCGTCGGCGATGTCGCGCCGTTTTTGTTCAGGAGCGAGAAGAAAGAGTGA